In Actinomyces marmotae, the DNA window CCGAGGGCAGGAGCGGCCCGAGCTCGGCGGCGAGCCCCTTCTCCGCGCGGCGCGGGTCCCCGATGACGAGGACCTGCTCGGCGCGCACGAGGGCCGGCAGGGCCTGGGCGACCGGCATGCTCGCGGAGGCGTCGAGGATCGCCAGATCCACGACGGCGCTGGGGGCGAGCACCTGCGGCACGAGGGTCGGTGGGACGATCCAGACGGGGCGGGCCAGCCAGGCCACCGGGTGGGCGTCGAGGATGTCGCGCAGGGGGACGCCGTTGTCCTTGGACAGGGCGATGTACAGGGAGCGGGCCTGCTGCTTGTCGGCCTCGACAGCGGTGCGCACGCGGCGGGCGCAGGCCTGCGCGACGGGACCGGACAGGGAGGCGGACTGGGCGGCGTCAAGCCGGCGCAGGCTCTCGGAGAGCTCGTTGAGGGCCTTGGCGTCCAGCCCGCCCATATCCGGATCCTCCCGCAGGGCCTGGGCGAGCACGGAGGACCACCAGCAGTAGGTGAGCTCGTCATCGAGCTCGTCATCGGGCACCTGGCGGGCGCGCAGATCCGCGACGAGCGGGCCCATGCCCAATTCGTCGATGGCGATGGTGGTCTGGTTGCGCTCAGGTTGGGCCTGCGCGGTCTCCGGGTCGTCGGCGAGGGCCCGCACACGGGTGGTCAGTTCCGCGAGGGGCGTGTCCACGAGCGCCGGGGAGCCGTCGTGGCGGTCGAGGAGGGACTGGAGCTCGGTGAGCGCGTTCATGGCGCGCTCGCAGGTGCGGCGCATCTCGTCCAAGCCCTGCGGGAGGGTGGGCCAGCCGCCGTCGGGATCGTGGTGGCGCCACTCCTCGCGACGCCGCTGCACCTTGACGAGCTCGGCGTGCAGGTCCTCGACGACGCGGCCGGGGCGCACGAGGTCCTTGGCCTGCCGGGTGAAGCGACGGCGCGCGGAACCGCTCATGACGATGCTGCGCTCCTCGCGCCACCGCTTGGTGGCCGTGGCGATGACGAGGTCGGCGGCGGAGCGCTCGAAGACCTCGGGGAGGAAGACATCGAGGGAGTCGCGCACGCCGTCGAGCATGTCGAGCTGCTCGGACCACATGGCCGGCGTCGTGGCGCGCCGCAGCCCGGTGTAGGAGGAGACCTCGCGGCTGTGGGTCTCGATGGCGGGCAGTATGTCGTCGGCGAGGCGGCCCAGGCGCCCCAGGGCGTCGGTGACCTCGTCGAGGTCGGTCAGCGCCAGACCGCTCCAGGGCGAGGGCGCCTGGACCGGGTCGAGCATCCCGAGGGAGTGGGCGCGGTGGAGGATGCGAGAGGCACGCTCGCGCCCGGCGTCGTCGAGGCGCTCAAGCCGTCCGGGGACGATTCTCGCGGTGGTGCGGGCCTTCGAGCGCGACGAGGTGAGTTCAGCGAGTGTCTGAAGCGCCTCGTAAGCGGAGACGTTCCAGGGCGCGCGCCGCGTGTGCAGAGCCGTCACGTAGCGGGACAAGCGCTTGCGCACGGCGGTGAGGCGCTGGCGGACCCGCAGGATCTCGGGGACGTCGATCTGGGGCGGCTGGGAGCCGAGCCCGGATTGGACGGCCTCGGCGGCGTGACGGCGCCAGCTGGCGTCCTCCGTGAGATCGACGACGAGGTCCCCCAGGCCGAGGTCCTCCAGGGCCTGGGCGACGGCGTGGCCGTCCCCGCTCGTGGCCGGGATGTGGATGGCGGTGCGCCCGGTGGCGGCGGCGTCGGCGAGGACGGCGGCCAGCGTGGCGGCCACATCCGATCCGGGGGGCGCGTCGAGGAGGAGGGAGGCGCCCAGGCTGACGGATTCGACGACGTCGAGCTGACCGGGGTCGAGATCGCCCGCGCCGCGCTCGGCGTCGGGGGCGCGGTCCTCGCGCCGGAGGGCGGGCAGATCGACGGCGAGGGCCCGCTGGGCGGGCTCAACGCCGGCCAGCGCGGCCACGATCGCGGAGAGGCGCGCGCGGTCGACGACGGCGTCGAAGTCCTCGACGAGCGCCTGGCCCGGGTGAACGAAGGCGCCGACGACGAGCCGCTCGCGCAGTTCGAAGCCGGGCAGGTAGTCGCGGCAGGCGGCGGCGATGCGGGTGAGGGCAGCGCGCGGGGTGAACCCCTCCGCGGTCAGGGCGGCGCGGGCCAGGGCCTGGATGTCGGCCGTCGATCCATAGCGGCGCAGGGCGCGCGTGAGAACGGGGTTGACCTCGATGGAGGGGTCGACGGCGATGGTCGCGTCCGCGGAGGCGCTGGCCAGGCGGACCGGCCGCATGAGCACGGGGGCGTTGACGGTGCGGACGGTTCCCGGGGGCCCCGCCGGCCGTGAGGAGAGCGCGCTCTCCAGGGCCGAGGCGAGAACGGGGTCGGAGATCTCATGCCCGGGCGCCTCAGCCTCACGGTCGGCATCGGAGTCGCCGGGCCCGCCTGGGCCGCCGCTCTGGGCGCCCCCTGCGCTACCGGCCGCCGCGGCGCCGGTGCGCCGGGAGTCCTCCCGGATGGTCTCAGTCCAGGTCGCGATCCCGATGGCGAGGTACACGGGGGCGACGCCGAACTGCCTGGCGAGGATGTCGGTGCGCCCGGCGACCTTGCGCACGGACTTGCGGGCGGCGGCCAGGGCGGTGGGCTCGCGGATGAGGCTGGACAGGGGGGTGGGGCGCCCGGCGTAGAGCTGAGCGAGCCCCGAGGGATGCGCGGTAGTGAGGTCGACGGCGCCGTCGAGCAGGGAGACGTCGTCGAGACTGGCCACTCCCCCGAGCCCGACGAGCTCCTCTCGCCAGCCCGCGAGCGCGGCGTCCACGCGGGCCCGGCTGGCGTCGTCGAGGTCCGTGGGGGACGCGGGTGCCTCCGGCGCCGTCGGCGCGGGCTGGGGGCTGATGGCACCGGGGACGCGCGGCTCGCGCCCGTTCCCGTTGGCTCGCCCCTCGGCGGTGCCCACGCGATCGCCTGCTGCGGGGCCCGCGCTGTGCCGAGCGCGGCCGAAGGAGAAGAGTGAAGGCGCCATGCTCTGACAATATCCGCGCGCGGCACGCTCCTGCCCGAGGCGCCCCGGGGTGGCGCCGCGTCAGCACGCGAGCGGGCGCCCGGCGACGACGACCGCGGCGGGATCGCGGGCGCGCCCCTCGGGTCATGGACCCGCTCCCGGAGCGCGTCGGCCTGCCCGCGGCGCGTTGGCGAGCCCTGCCGCCAGGGGCGGACCACGGGCCGCGAGGGCTTCCACGGCCCCGGACCCCGATCCGTGTGATAGGCCGTGCAGAGCGCCGTCTGGAGGCCTTGGAGGGGCGCATGACATGGACGGCCGTCGGGCGGGGCGAAGACTCTCATCGCGATGGCCACGCTCGGCGGGGTCACTGGATTTACGCCGGTCGTGTGGAGGCTCGCAGTACGGCTGCGTGACGAGTTCGACTCGTGGTGAGAGAGAAAGGAGGTGAGGGCGGTAACAAGACCCTGGTCACCGCGACGGCGACCGTGGGTTCCTTCAGTCTGTACGCGATGTGACAGTAGGCCCAGAAAATATCTATCGCCACTAAAGTAGATCTTCGTCTAATACACTTGGCCTCATGCATGAGCCACCGTACACACATGAGGAGATCGCCCCTCTCCCCACCGTTGAGGGCGGGTTTCAGACCATCTTGGCCGATCCTCCGTGGCGTTTCACCAACCGCACGGGCAAGGTGGCGCCAGAGCATCGTCGCCTCGGACGCTACGGCACTATGTCGCTGGACGAGATCAAGGCTCTACCAGTAGGCGATGTCACCGCCAAGTCCGCTCATCTGTACCTGTGGGCGCCCAACGCCCTCCTACCCGAGGGCATCGAAGTGCTCCAGGCATGGGGTTTCCGCTACGTCTCGAATATCATCTGGGCAAAGCGTCGTAAGGACGGCGGCCCCGACGGCCGTGGAGTTGGATTCTACTTCCGCAACGTCACCGAGCCGATCCTGTTCGGCGTTAAAGGATCGATGAGGACTCTCGCGCCCGGGCGCTCGACGGTGAACATGATCGAGACCCGCAAGCGCGAGCACAGCCGCAAGCCCGACGAACAGTATGGTCTCATCGAGTCCTGCTCTCCAGGACCCTACCTGGAGATGTTCGCACGATATGCACGTCCCGGTTGGTCCGTGTGGGGCAATGAATCCGACGATGAGATCGAGCCTC includes these proteins:
- a CDS encoding DNA helicase, with the protein product MAPSLFSFGRARHSAGPAAGDRVGTAEGRANGNGREPRVPGAISPQPAPTAPEAPASPTDLDDASRARVDAALAGWREELVGLGGVASLDDVSLLDGAVDLTTAHPSGLAQLYAGRPTPLSSLIREPTALAAARKSVRKVAGRTDILARQFGVAPVYLAIGIATWTETIREDSRRTGAAAAGSAGGAQSGGPGGPGDSDADREAEAPGHEISDPVLASALESALSSRPAGPPGTVRTVNAPVLMRPVRLASASADATIAVDPSIEVNPVLTRALRRYGSTADIQALARAALTAEGFTPRAALTRIAAACRDYLPGFELRERLVVGAFVHPGQALVEDFDAVVDRARLSAIVAALAGVEPAQRALAVDLPALRREDRAPDAERGAGDLDPGQLDVVESVSLGASLLLDAPPGSDVAATLAAVLADAAATGRTAIHIPATSGDGHAVAQALEDLGLGDLVVDLTEDASWRRHAAEAVQSGLGSQPPQIDVPEILRVRQRLTAVRKRLSRYVTALHTRRAPWNVSAYEALQTLAELTSSRSKARTTARIVPGRLERLDDAGRERASRILHRAHSLGMLDPVQAPSPWSGLALTDLDEVTDALGRLGRLADDILPAIETHSREVSSYTGLRRATTPAMWSEQLDMLDGVRDSLDVFLPEVFERSAADLVIATATKRWREERSIVMSGSARRRFTRQAKDLVRPGRVVEDLHAELVKVQRRREEWRHHDPDGGWPTLPQGLDEMRRTCERAMNALTELQSLLDRHDGSPALVDTPLAELTTRVRALADDPETAQAQPERNQTTIAIDELGMGPLVADLRARQVPDDELDDELTYCWWSSVLAQALREDPDMGGLDAKALNELSESLRRLDAAQSASLSGPVAQACARRVRTAVEADKQQARSLYIALSKDNGVPLRDILDAHPVAWLARPVWIVPPTLVPQVLAPSAVVDLAILDASASMPVAQALPALVRAEQVLVIGDPRRAEKGLAAELGPLLPSVTLPTGRNQLDAGIASFLASNGYEGIVEVIPGPPGESTLSLIRVDGRGMPAPGKSAVETVPDEVDQVVDVVIEHALTRPDESLGVIALNTRHADEIRRAVAVAAAESPALDDFFSVGVKEPFTVIDLREARSLRRDRVILSVGFAKTPHGRTIHAFGELGEQGGMVALVEALCASRGATTVISSIGAEDLDPDRLRAPGAKLLREVLARAAGGGTPVGPTENAEPDRLLVDLAWHLWRKGLVVVPQWGADGGPRIPLAIGHPDYPEELFVAVLTDDDDYVAEPSLRRRDRHWVERLEHRGWRVHRSFSAGVFVDPEAEARAIEIMIDELLDERSAAQARPEGPELPERIDDAAGEGASSPGAAGAREAEPAGDRPAPAPGEASPASATAPGASAGAARADARGARPPIAQGLPLQAYSDDELDDLVAWIRSDGMARSEEEELAELRAALALTRRGTGVDAVLGNAVRRGR
- a CDS encoding MT-A70 family methyltransferase; translation: MHEPPYTHEEIAPLPTVEGGFQTILADPPWRFTNRTGKVAPEHRRLGRYGTMSLDEIKALPVGDVTAKSAHLYLWAPNALLPEGIEVLQAWGFRYVSNIIWAKRRKDGGPDGRGVGFYFRNVTEPILFGVKGSMRTLAPGRSTVNMIETRKREHSRKPDEQYGLIESCSPGPYLEMFARYARPGWSVWGNESDDEIEPQGKAQRGYGGGEIARLPMLEPNERMSDWLSERVSQIMADEYSRGASVQQLAKQSGYSIQRVRTLLAKSGVPLRRRGRPKKPEELTA